CCGGGGAGCGGCACCGGCGCGCCGACCTCCGCCGTCACGATCAGGAACTTGTCCTGGATCCAGGCGAGGTCGCTGGATGCGGCTGTGCTGACCTGCAGCAGATTGCCGACGGTCACGCGAATATCGGTCGCCGGCGCCGCGAATGCGCCTGCCACGGACGCCAGGACATCGCGGCTCCACAGGAGCGCGCCCGATGAGTCGCCGGCATCGCTGAACACGGCGGCAGCCGCGACCTCTTCGGCGGAGAGATTGCTCTTCACGCCGAGGTCGATACGGCTGGCCACCGTGCCGCTGCCGATGATCTCGTAATCGCCTTCTGCCAGCGCGCGCAGCGCAAGAATCTCGCCGCCCGCCGGGCTGTAGATCCGGTCGAACACGAAGCTGGCAGAGGCATCCGCAACGCTTGCGCCGCCGGCCGACGCCAGCCACAGGGCCGGCGGCAGGAACCGCATGGCATCGCCCACGAGCACGGGCGCGCCCAGGCTGCCGATGGCGGCCTGCGTCTCGTCATACTCGAAGCACAGGGTCGGGCCGCACTCGATCACCATGGCGCGCGCCGCCGCAAACGGGCCAGCCAGCAACGCCAGCACGCCGATCGAGAGGACAAAGCGAGAACGCAGCAATCGATGCATGTGGCCTTCCCTGGCAAATGCCGCACCCTGCCGGATGCGACGTGAACCCGCGGTTGTTCGTGTGCTGCGGGCCTGTGAGTTGTGGACGGCATTGTAGTCAGCGCGCAGTGCCCGCCGCCAGCGTGTTTTCACAATAAGCACGACCTGCGTCCGGGAAACCGCAGCGATTGCGGGAAACGCACGCCGTTTCAACCGCAACGCGTACCGGGGCGTATCGCTGCGGCCGGTGTCGCGCGACGGCGCAGCCGGCCGCAGTGGGTCAACCGCGCAGCAGTGCCATCGCGGAGCGTTCCGGCTGACACCCGGGACCGTGCACAACACGCTGGCGTTATCCTTGTTGCCCACCGCCGCAACCGGCGCACCGGCCAGCCGCGTCATGAATGACAACCTGTTTGCACACTTCGCCCGCGCTTTTCCGGCCGACCGGCGCGCGCCCCTGCTGGTCACGCCGCCGGGCGCGGCCTTCAGCTACGCGGACATGGAGCAACACTGCGCAGCGCTCGCTGTGCGGCTCGCCGGACTCGGCCTGGTCGCGGGCGACCGGGTCACGGTGCAAGTGGCGAAGTCGCCGCAGGCGGTCTGGCTCTATCTCGCCTGCCTGCGCGGCGGCTACGTGTTTCACCCGCTGAACGATGCCTACCAGAAAGACGAGATTGCATGGCTGGTGACCGATGCTGCGCCGGCGCTCGCGGTCTGCGACCCCGCCCGCGAGACCCTGTTCCGTGCGCTGCTCCCGGCCGGCTGCCGGCTGCTCACCCTCGGCGCGGACGGCGAAGGCACACTGGCAACGGACGGCCGTACCGCTTCAGGCGCACCGCCCCTGGTGCACCGGCGGGCGGACGATCCGGCCATTCTTTTATATACCTCCGGCACCACCGGCCGCCCCAAGGGCGCCGTCATCAGCCACGGCAACCTCAGCGCGAATGTCATGGACCTGGTTGCGGCCTGGGGCTTCACCGCGGCAGACCGGCTCCTGCACGCGCTGCCGCTGCATCACGCGCACGGCCTGTTCGTGGGACTCGGTTGCGCACTCGCGAGCGGCGCCAGCCTGGCCTTCCTGCCGCGATTCGATGCCAGTGCCGTGCTTGCCGTGCTGCCCGACTGCAGCGTCATGATGGGCGTACCGACCTACTACACCCGGCTGTTGCGCGAGTCCGGCCTCGACCGGGAACGCTGCCGTCACATGCGGCTGTTCATTTCCGGCTCTGCGCCCCTCCCGCCGACGACCTTCGCTGCATTCAGGGAGCGCACCGGCCACGAGTTGCTCGAACGGTACGGCATGACCGAGACGGGCATGATCTGCAGCAACCCGCTGCACGGACAGCGGCGCGCGGGAAGTGTCGGCCGGTCGCTGCCCGGCGTGACGGTGCGCGTAGTCGGCGCGCACGGGAAGCTGTTGGCATCCGGGGAGATCGGCGAAGTCGAAGTGTCCGGAGCCAATGTCTTTCACGGCTACTGGCGTCATGCCGGCGGGAGGGCCGATACCTTCACCGATGACGGCTTCTTTCGCACCGGTGACCAGGGCTGGATCAGCGCGGACGGCTACCTGACCCTCAGCGGCCGGAGCAAGGACCTGATCATCACCGGTGGGCTCAACGTCTATCCGCGCGAGGTCGAAAATGCGATCGATGGCCTGCCCGGCGTAGCCGAGTCGGCGGTCGTGGGCGTCCCGCATCCGGATTTCGGCGAGGCGGTAATCGCCGCAGTCGTCGCCGGCCCGGGAGCCGGACCCGGCGAAGCCGGTATCATCGCGGGCGTAAAAGAGCAGCTGGCGGGCTTCAAGGTACCCAAGCGGGTATTCATGCTGGCGGAATTGCCGCGCAACTCGATGGGCAAGGTCGAAAAGACTGCACTGCGTACGCGCTATGCGCACACCTTCCGCGACGGAGGCGACTTAAACGATGACTGACATGCCGGAACGCAAGCCGGGCTCCGGCCCGGTGCAGCCGCGTCGCTCGGCGTTGTACGTGCCAGGTTCGAACGCGCGCGCCCTGGAAAAGGCGCAGCGGCTCGCCGCCGATGCGGTCATCATCGATCTCGAGGATGCGGTGGCGCCCGGCGCCAAGCTGGCCGCACGGCTCGCCGCGGTCGAAGCCGCGGCGAGCGGTGGCTTCGGCGGACGCGAGGTGGTGATACGCGTGAACGGGCTCGACACCGCGTGGGGAGCGGACGACATCGCAGCCGTCGCCGGCAGTGCCGCCGACGCGGTGCTGTTCCCGAAGATGGACGACACGGCTTCGCTGCATGCCGCGATCGGCTGGCTCGACCGTGCCGGCGGCAGCGCCATGCCGGTCTGGGTGATGGCGGAGACACCGCGCTCGGTGCTCGCCATCGAGGCCATCGCGAGCCTCGCGCCGCGGGTGGCAGTCATCGTCATGGGCACGGCCGACCTGGCCAAAGCGCTGCGCCTGCCGCCCGACCCGCAACGCCTCGGTCTGCTGCCGGCTCTCAGCCACTGCGTGCTGGCGGCCCGGGCCCGGGGTGTTGATATACTGGACGGGATTTTCGCGGAGTTTCGCAACCCGTCGGGGTTCCGGGATGCCTGCCGGCAAGGCAAGGCACTCGGCTTCGACGGCAAGACGCTCATCCACCCGGACCAGATCGCCGCGGCCAACGAGATCTTCGGGGTCTCGGCCGACGAGGCCGCCGCGGCCAGTCAGCTCGTCGCAGCGTGGGAGGCGGCGGCAGCAGCCGACCAGGGGATTGCGGTACTCGACGGTCGCATGGTCGAGCGACTGCACGCGGAAGAGGCCCGCCGGATCCTGGCCTTGCACCAGGCGGTCGGGGAGCGCGCGGTGCAGGACAGGAAGACATGACAGGTTTCGCGAAACGCACGCTCGCCGACTGGGAACGACTCGCCGCCCGTGAAAACGGCGGGCACCCCCCGGCCGAGATGGCCTGGCAGACCCCGGAGGGCATCGCGGTCAAGCCGCTGTACAGCGCCGCGGACCTCGCCCGGCTCGAGCATCTCGATGCCCTCCCCGGCTTCGCGCCGTACGTGCGCGGTCCGCGCGCCACCATGTACGCGGTTCGGCCCTGGACGGTGCGCCAGTACGCCGGCTTCTCGACGGCCGAAGAATCCAACGCCTTCTACCGGCGCAACCTCGCCGCCGGCCAGACCGGGCTGTCGGTCGCCTTCGACCTGCCCACGCACCGCGGCTACGACTCCGACCACCCGCGTGTGGTGGGCGATGTCGGCAAAGCCGGCGTCGCCATCGACACCGTCGAAGACATGAAGATCCTGTTCGACCAGATCCCGCTCGACCGCATGTCGGTGTCCATGACGATGAACGGCGCGGTCCTGCCGGTGATGGCCATGTACGTGGTGGCGGCCGAGGAACAGGGTGTCGGGCAGGCGGCGCTCGCCGGGACCCTGCAGAACGACATCCTCAAGGAGTTCATGGTCCGCAACACCTACATCTACCCGCCGGCGCCTTCGATGCGCATCGTGGCCGACATCATCGGCTACACGGCCCGGCACATGCCGAAGTTCAATCCGATCTCGATCTCCGGCTATCACATGCAGGAGGCCGGCGCGACCTGCGTGCAGGAACTCGGCTTCACCATCGCCGACGGCATCGAGTACGTGCGGGCGGCGATCGCGAGCGGGCTCGCGGTGGACGAGTTCGCGCCACGACTGTCGTTTTTCTTCGGCATCGGCATGAACTTCTTCATGGAAGTGGCCAAGCTGCGCGCGGCACGCCTGCTCTG
This genomic interval from Gammaproteobacteria bacterium contains the following:
- a CDS encoding AMP-binding protein, whose translation is MNDNLFAHFARAFPADRRAPLLVTPPGAAFSYADMEQHCAALAVRLAGLGLVAGDRVTVQVAKSPQAVWLYLACLRGGYVFHPLNDAYQKDEIAWLVTDAAPALAVCDPARETLFRALLPAGCRLLTLGADGEGTLATDGRTASGAPPLVHRRADDPAILLYTSGTTGRPKGAVISHGNLSANVMDLVAAWGFTAADRLLHALPLHHAHGLFVGLGCALASGASLAFLPRFDASAVLAVLPDCSVMMGVPTYYTRLLRESGLDRERCRHMRLFISGSAPLPPTTFAAFRERTGHELLERYGMTETGMICSNPLHGQRRAGSVGRSLPGVTVRVVGAHGKLLASGEIGEVEVSGANVFHGYWRHAGGRADTFTDDGFFRTGDQGWISADGYLTLSGRSKDLIITGGLNVYPREVENAIDGLPGVAESAVVGVPHPDFGEAVIAAVVAGPGAGPGEAGIIAGVKEQLAGFKVPKRVFMLAELPRNSMGKVEKTALRTRYAHTFRDGGDLNDD
- a CDS encoding CoA ester lyase encodes the protein MTDMPERKPGSGPVQPRRSALYVPGSNARALEKAQRLAADAVIIDLEDAVAPGAKLAARLAAVEAAASGGFGGREVVIRVNGLDTAWGADDIAAVAGSAADAVLFPKMDDTASLHAAIGWLDRAGGSAMPVWVMAETPRSVLAIEAIASLAPRVAVIVMGTADLAKALRLPPDPQRLGLLPALSHCVLAARARGVDILDGIFAEFRNPSGFRDACRQGKALGFDGKTLIHPDQIAAANEIFGVSADEAAAASQLVAAWEAAAAADQGIAVLDGRMVERLHAEEARRILALHQAVGERAVQDRKT